From Numida meleagris isolate 19003 breed g44 Domestic line chromosome 4, NumMel1.0, whole genome shotgun sequence, the proteins below share one genomic window:
- the PDE6D gene encoding retinal rod rhodopsin-sensitive cGMP 3',5'-cyclic phosphodiesterase subunit delta isoform X1, translating to MKSLWEPARELCVLENQVNTQISQLLPVPRSARVPKKILKCKAVSRELNFSSAEQMEKFRLEQKVYFKGQCLEEWFFEFGFVIPNSTNTWQSLIEAAPESQMMSANVLTGNVIIETKFYDDDLLVSTSRVRLFYV from the exons ATGAAGAGTCTGTGGGAGCCTGCCCGGGAACTGTGTGTGTTAGAGAATCAAGTCAATACACAGATCTCACAGCTCCTCCCTGTACCTCGCTCAG CTCGAGTTCctaaaaaaatcctgaaatgcaaagcagtgtCTCGGGAGTTAAACTTTTCCTCAGCAGAACAGATGGAGAAATTCCGACTGGAACAGAAAGTTTATTTCAAAGGGCAGTGTCTAGAAG AATGGTTCTTTGAATTTGGTTTTGTGATTCCTAACTCCACAAACACTTGGCAGTCCTTGATAGAGGCAGCACCTGAATCACAGATGATGTCAGCTAACGTTTTAAC TGGTAATGTTATTATAGAAACCAAATTCTACGACGACGACCTTCTTGTAAGCACTTCCAGAGTGAGACTTTTCTACGTTTGA
- the PDE6D gene encoding retinal rod rhodopsin-sensitive cGMP 3',5'-cyclic phosphodiesterase subunit delta isoform X2, protein MNLRDAETGKILWQGTEDLSVPGVEHEARVPKKILKCKAVSRELNFSSAEQMEKFRLEQKVYFKGQCLEEWFFEFGFVIPNSTNTWQSLIEAAPESQMMSANVLTGNVIIETKFYDDDLLVSTSRVRLFYV, encoded by the exons ATGAATCTTCGGGATGCAGAAACGGGGAAAATCCTCTGGCAAGGAACAGAAGATCTGTCCGTACCCGGGGTGGAGCACGAAG CTCGAGTTCctaaaaaaatcctgaaatgcaaagcagtgtCTCGGGAGTTAAACTTTTCCTCAGCAGAACAGATGGAGAAATTCCGACTGGAACAGAAAGTTTATTTCAAAGGGCAGTGTCTAGAAG AATGGTTCTTTGAATTTGGTTTTGTGATTCCTAACTCCACAAACACTTGGCAGTCCTTGATAGAGGCAGCACCTGAATCACAGATGATGTCAGCTAACGTTTTAAC TGGTAATGTTATTATAGAAACCAAATTCTACGACGACGACCTTCTTGTAAGCACTTCCAGAGTGAGACTTTTCTACGTTTGA
- the PDE6D gene encoding retinal rod rhodopsin-sensitive cGMP 3',5'-cyclic phosphodiesterase subunit delta isoform X3 — translation MKDLIARVPKKILKCKAVSRELNFSSAEQMEKFRLEQKVYFKGQCLEEWFFEFGFVIPNSTNTWQSLIEAAPESQMMSANVLTGNVIIETKFYDDDLLVSTSRVRLFYV, via the exons ATGAAAGATCTCATAG CTCGAGTTCctaaaaaaatcctgaaatgcaaagcagtgtCTCGGGAGTTAAACTTTTCCTCAGCAGAACAGATGGAGAAATTCCGACTGGAACAGAAAGTTTATTTCAAAGGGCAGTGTCTAGAAG AATGGTTCTTTGAATTTGGTTTTGTGATTCCTAACTCCACAAACACTTGGCAGTCCTTGATAGAGGCAGCACCTGAATCACAGATGATGTCAGCTAACGTTTTAAC TGGTAATGTTATTATAGAAACCAAATTCTACGACGACGACCTTCTTGTAAGCACTTCCAGAGTGAGACTTTTCTACGTTTGA